One genomic window of Marinobacter adhaerens HP15 includes the following:
- a CDS encoding branched-chain amino acid ABC transporter permease codes for MSTELFFVQLINGLQYGLLLFLIASGLTLVLGVMGILNLAHGSLYMVGAYLMWYFVGVTGSFTVSAILSAVIALALGILIERLLIQRLYKRNHLDQVLLTIGMIFVFNSVQSILWGNDPYGVSVPEALSGSVPFTDNSSYPVYRIFAALICIAIAAALYLVVSKTRLGMLIRAGESNREMVEALGVNIKSLYTIVFAIGVMLAAISGIIAAPMRSIVPGMGESVLITCFVVVVIGGMGSIKGAFVSALWVGVITTFAAVLTPTMSNMVIYLFMILVLLVKPQGLFAK; via the coding sequence ATGTCTACCGAACTTTTCTTCGTGCAACTTATTAATGGCCTTCAGTATGGGTTGCTTCTGTTTCTGATCGCTTCCGGCCTAACCTTGGTCCTTGGCGTCATGGGCATCCTGAACCTAGCTCATGGCTCCCTGTATATGGTGGGCGCCTATCTGATGTGGTACTTCGTGGGCGTCACCGGAAGCTTTACGGTATCTGCCATTCTATCAGCGGTTATCGCCCTTGCTCTGGGCATACTGATCGAGCGTCTATTAATACAGCGGTTGTATAAACGTAATCACTTGGACCAAGTTCTGCTGACAATCGGCATGATCTTCGTGTTCAACTCAGTGCAAAGCATTCTCTGGGGCAACGACCCCTACGGCGTCTCTGTTCCGGAGGCGCTGAGCGGCTCCGTGCCTTTCACTGACAATTCCAGTTACCCGGTGTATCGCATTTTTGCGGCGCTGATCTGCATCGCCATCGCCGCTGCCCTGTATCTCGTGGTGAGTAAAACCCGCCTGGGCATGCTGATCCGTGCCGGGGAATCCAACCGCGAAATGGTGGAAGCCCTGGGTGTCAATATTAAAAGCCTTTACACCATCGTGTTCGCCATCGGCGTGATGCTGGCCGCCATTTCAGGAATCATTGCCGCGCCCATGCGTTCGATTGTTCCGGGCATGGGGGAGAGCGTGCTGATTACCTGTTTCGTAGTGGTGGTTATCGGTGGCATGGGGTCCATCAAGGGCGCTTTCGTGAGTGCGCTGTGGGTTGGTGTTATCACCACTTTCGCCGCGGTTTTAACGCCGACCATGTCCAACATGGTTATTTACCTCTTTATGATCCTGGTGCTACTGGTGAAGCCCCAGGGCCTGTTCGCCAAGTAA
- a CDS encoding IS3 family transposase (programmed frameshift), with protein MSSQRYPPEFKDEAVRQVLERGYTVAEVSQRLGVSAHSLYKWVKAVKPDKSDEQAAELVEAKSEILRLRAQMRRIEEERDIPKKGRSVLCQRARVKYRFINDHRHEFNTMTMCRVLRVARSGLYQWLHKPLSDRAIDNQRLLAQILASYQGSSGVYGAPRVFLDLREAGETCGKNRVARLMKEHKIKALRGYKAPRVIAGRPSILNPNKLQCEFTVGCPDKAWVTDITYIRTWQGWLYLAVVVDLFSRRVVGWSMKPTLHRSLVVDALLMAVWRRRPKEKVLIHSDQGTQYGSDDWHRFCLAHNLDPSMSRRGNCWDNAVVESFFSSLKKERIRKRIYKTRDLAKADVFDYIEVFYNRVRRHTHLGGVSPEAFEMASV; from the exons ATGAGCAGCCAACGTTATCCCCCGGAATTCAAAGACGAAGCGGTCCGACAAGTGCTGGAGCGGGGCTATACTGTCGCCGAAGTCTCGCAAAGACTGGGAGTTTCGGCTCACAGCCTCTACAAATGGGTTAAAGCCGTGAAGCCGGACAAGTCTGATGAACAGGCTGCCGAATTGGTCGAAGCCAAGAGCGAGATCCTCAGGCTGCGTGCCCAGATGCGTCGGATTGAAGAAGAGCGGGATATCC CTAAAAAAGGCCGCTCGGTACTTTGCCAGAGAGCCCGAGTAAAGTACCGGTTCATCAACGATCACCGACACGAATTCAACACAATGACCATGTGTCGCGTGCTCCGGGTGGCTCGCAGCGGGCTTTATCAATGGCTGCATAAACCATTATCTGACCGAGCTATCGATAACCAGCGGCTGCTGGCGCAGATCCTGGCGTCGTATCAGGGCAGTTCTGGTGTCTACGGTGCTCCACGCGTGTTTCTGGACCTTCGGGAAGCCGGTGAAACCTGCGGCAAGAACCGAGTTGCCCGGTTGATGAAAGAACATAAAATCAAAGCGCTACGAGGCTATAAAGCACCCAGGGTGATCGCCGGAAGACCGTCGATCCTTAACCCAAACAAGCTCCAATGTGAATTCACGGTAGGCTGCCCAGACAAGGCCTGGGTGACCGACATCACCTACATCCGCACCTGGCAAGGCTGGCTGTATCTGGCAGTGGTGGTCGACCTGTTCTCACGCCGCGTGGTGGGCTGGTCGATGAAACCGACACTGCATCGCAGCTTGGTCGTGGATGCGCTGCTGATGGCCGTCTGGCGTCGACGACCGAAGGAAAAGGTGCTCATTCATTCGGATCAAGGCACCCAATACGGCAGTGATGATTGGCATCGTTTCTGTCTGGCTCACAACCTGGACCCCAGCATGAGCCGACGAGGTAATTGCTGGGATAATGCAGTCGTGGAATCCTTCTTCAGCAGTCTGAAAAAGGAACGCATCCGCAAACGGATCTACAAAACCCGTGACCTGGCTAAGGCCGATGTGTTCGACTACATCGAAGTGTTTTATAACCGGGTCCGACGTCATACCCACCTGGGTGGCGTCAGCCCAGAGGCCTTTGAAATGGCCTCCGTTTGA
- a CDS encoding ABC transporter ATP-binding protein, translating into MANEIILETESLSKHWGGIKALDDISLQFQDKHLHGVVGPNGAGKSTLLNMLCGTLKPTSGCIFHKGDQIEGMKPWEFVHRGIGRSFQKTNIYVDVTCLENCAIAAQRRFTGSFNLFASRHSNKLVREGAEKALCQVGLENRVHTVAAEISYGEQRQLELAMVLATDPCILLLDEPMAGMGHEESQRIIELMNQLKQTYSIVLVEHDMDAIFELSDQLTVLDNGTHLITGTVDEVRNDTRVKEAYLGKEKEEEAA; encoded by the coding sequence ATGGCGAACGAAATCATTCTGGAAACCGAATCCCTCAGCAAGCACTGGGGCGGCATTAAGGCACTGGATGACATTTCCCTGCAGTTTCAAGACAAGCATCTGCATGGTGTGGTGGGCCCTAATGGTGCCGGCAAGAGCACATTGCTGAACATGCTGTGCGGAACATTGAAGCCCACAAGTGGCTGCATTTTTCACAAGGGAGATCAGATTGAGGGCATGAAGCCCTGGGAGTTCGTCCACCGAGGCATAGGTCGCAGCTTCCAGAAAACCAATATCTACGTCGACGTTACCTGCTTGGAGAATTGCGCCATCGCCGCCCAACGGCGGTTCACCGGCAGTTTCAACCTGTTTGCATCGCGCCATTCCAACAAGCTGGTTCGAGAAGGCGCGGAAAAAGCGCTTTGTCAGGTGGGCCTTGAGAACCGAGTACACACGGTCGCAGCGGAAATATCCTACGGAGAACAGCGCCAACTGGAGTTGGCAATGGTATTGGCGACTGACCCCTGCATTCTACTTTTGGACGAGCCTATGGCGGGCATGGGTCATGAGGAATCCCAACGCATCATTGAGTTGATGAACCAACTCAAGCAAACCTACAGTATTGTTCTGGTAGAGCACGACATGGACGCCATTTTCGAACTCTCAGATCAGTTGACCGTACTGGATAATGGCACTCACCTGATCACTGGTACGGTGGATGAAGTACGCAATGACACTCGTGTCAAAGAGGCATACTTGGGCAAAGAAAAAGAGGAGGAAGCGGCATGA
- a CDS encoding AraC family transcriptional regulator: MFTNVLNRSTVFKSAHPEVVSEFVNKEIGRHTIELKKFEAAQSCLSFAEFSELKVSSLSYGTEVKVRSPELEKSFHLQVIMKGNCRVTFKDAKALLETGDAIMLNPNELIILDYSSDCEKLIINIPESAVQSSLLFYQGCIPKSGIRFKRRPVNLFRFPSLIKLIETVFLEIEDYNSDTFLSFDPYKEIIVRKLLSTFISNIQRDIGDPNANNCMKNITQYIDDNLKTDINVDELAAISKVSVRSIYNMFSDSLSTTPGNYIKNRRLQRVREKLQSGAARNVTEVALDYGFMHLGRLSCNYKELFGELPSETIKKRSAHKT, translated from the coding sequence ATGTTTACTAATGTTTTAAATCGATCAACGGTTTTCAAATCGGCTCATCCGGAGGTAGTATCGGAGTTTGTAAACAAAGAAATAGGTCGCCATACGATTGAACTAAAAAAATTCGAAGCAGCGCAGTCTTGTTTAAGCTTTGCAGAATTTTCTGAACTTAAGGTGAGCTCTCTTTCTTATGGTACCGAAGTAAAAGTTAGGAGCCCTGAGCTAGAAAAATCATTCCATTTGCAAGTTATAATGAAAGGGAACTGCAGAGTCACTTTTAAGGACGCGAAAGCTCTTTTGGAGACAGGTGATGCAATAATGTTAAATCCCAACGAGCTAATTATACTCGATTACTCCTCTGATTGCGAAAAACTAATTATCAATATACCTGAAAGTGCAGTGCAATCTTCCCTTCTTTTTTACCAGGGTTGCATTCCAAAATCCGGCATTCGTTTTAAGCGACGTCCAGTGAACCTTTTTCGTTTCCCGTCACTGATAAAACTGATAGAAACTGTATTTTTGGAAATTGAGGATTATAACTCTGACACTTTTCTCTCTTTTGATCCATACAAAGAAATAATCGTAAGAAAACTGCTCAGCACATTTATCAGCAACATTCAGCGAGACATTGGGGATCCAAACGCTAACAATTGCATGAAGAATATCACTCAATACATTGATGATAATTTAAAAACTGATATTAATGTAGATGAGCTGGCTGCAATTTCAAAAGTTAGCGTTCGTTCGATTTACAATATGTTTTCGGATTCATTATCAACAACTCCTGGAAATTATATAAAGAATAGAAGACTTCAGCGAGTTCGAGAAAAATTGCAGAGTGGCGCCGCAAGGAATGTTACAGAGGTTGCGCTCGATTATGGATTTATGCATTTAGGCCGACTTTCTTGTAATTATAAGGAGTTGTTTGGCGAGTTGCCTTCGGAAACCATTAAGAAAAGATCAGCCCACAAAACGTAA
- a CDS encoding benzoate/H(+) symporter BenE family transporter: MTIKNSDAQAGNAEVDAPSTRLDRQLLSNAITGFLFGVTGPLAILLTVGQTGGLSEADLASWIFGSYGLSGVLTLYFCWRYRQPLAMAWTIPGALLLPAAFSHLSFAEVIGAYWVTGLLIVVLGWSGVISWVMQRTPLPIVMGMVAGVFLPLGIKVVTAFTDNGLLASVSLAAFILFSALPALGRRLPAVLAAVLAGGIAAWVTGAIAPLPDAAAVLVRPNLYMPVFSLTAMLELVIPLTVTVLGIQNAQGFAVLRQAAHAPPIKAITVGSGLGTMLFALVGSVPACLTGPTNALLVASGERRRQWIGGILFACAMIAFGLFAPLATSFALALPASLIALIGGLAMIRVLQGAFQAAFSGECPLGALVAFVVSTAGVPIFSVGAPFWGLVFAFATSWLLERESLRRAVGT; the protein is encoded by the coding sequence ATGACAATAAAAAATTCAGACGCGCAAGCAGGTAATGCGGAGGTAGACGCTCCGTCAACGAGGCTGGATCGCCAATTACTGAGCAACGCCATCACAGGCTTCCTGTTCGGAGTTACCGGGCCGCTAGCGATCCTTCTGACTGTCGGTCAGACGGGAGGGCTTTCCGAGGCTGATCTGGCATCTTGGATATTTGGCTCCTACGGCCTGAGCGGCGTGCTGACTCTGTATTTCTGCTGGCGCTACCGTCAGCCCTTAGCCATGGCATGGACTATCCCCGGCGCCTTGTTGCTACCTGCCGCGTTTAGTCATTTGAGCTTTGCCGAAGTCATAGGAGCCTATTGGGTGACTGGATTGCTTATAGTCGTGCTGGGTTGGAGCGGTGTGATCAGTTGGGTCATGCAGCGGACACCCCTGCCTATCGTCATGGGTATGGTTGCGGGTGTGTTCTTGCCTCTGGGCATCAAGGTGGTTACCGCGTTCACAGACAACGGACTGCTTGCCAGCGTAAGTCTAGCGGCTTTTATCCTGTTTTCGGCGCTGCCCGCACTGGGTCGGCGGCTGCCGGCGGTACTGGCAGCGGTCCTGGCCGGTGGCATCGCCGCTTGGGTGACCGGTGCGATTGCGCCGCTGCCAGACGCAGCTGCCGTGCTGGTCCGGCCAAACCTCTACATGCCGGTATTCTCGCTCACGGCGATGCTGGAGCTGGTCATACCTCTGACCGTGACTGTGCTGGGCATTCAAAACGCTCAAGGCTTCGCGGTATTGCGGCAAGCTGCGCACGCACCACCGATAAAAGCGATTACAGTCGGCTCGGGGTTGGGCACGATGCTGTTCGCGCTGGTCGGTTCCGTGCCCGCCTGCCTCACCGGCCCCACCAATGCGCTGTTGGTTGCAAGCGGCGAGCGGAGGCGGCAATGGATCGGCGGAATTCTCTTTGCCTGTGCAATGATCGCGTTTGGCCTGTTTGCTCCCTTGGCCACCAGCTTCGCACTCGCCCTGCCCGCGAGCCTGATCGCCCTGATTGGTGGTCTGGCCATGATCCGTGTGTTACAGGGAGCTTTTCAAGCGGCCTTTAGTGGAGAATGTCCTTTGGGCGCCCTAGTGGCTTTTGTTGTCTCCACAGCAGGCGTGCCAATTTTCAGCGTCGGCGCGCCTTTTTGGGGGCTTGTGTTCGCCTTTGCCACTTCGTGGTTGCTAGAGCGGGAAAGCCTGCGCCGCGCCGTCGGTACTTAG
- a CDS encoding YqaJ viral recombinase family nuclease, with product MGMSANTIQKQRPALRLVSTKGLSRDEWLKVRKQGIGSSDAAAAVGMNPYQSQLELWMVKTGRDAGLPKPDSDDPESPVYWGHILEPIVAEQYSQQTGRRVRRVNAVLQHPDPEKHWMLANLDYSVVADEDVQILECKTAGEFGARLWKEGVPDYIQCQVQHQLAVTGKQSADVCVLLCGQELKIYRIERNEELIEALYVLERQFWDFVETDTPPPVDGTDSAERALRHLYPVDQGETLDFSQSKELSEAFDELLAIRSEMESLKSTESHLKQRIESQMGEASKATFPSGSVSWKRSKDSVGLNVKQLLKDRPGLLDQYPLTKPGSRRFLIQA from the coding sequence ATGGGCATGAGTGCAAACACAATTCAGAAACAGCGACCGGCCTTGCGCCTGGTCTCCACCAAGGGGCTGAGCCGTGATGAATGGCTGAAGGTACGCAAGCAGGGCATTGGCAGCAGCGATGCCGCTGCAGCCGTCGGCATGAACCCTTACCAGTCCCAACTGGAGCTCTGGATGGTCAAGACAGGCAGAGATGCGGGCCTGCCCAAACCGGATTCCGACGATCCCGAGTCCCCCGTCTACTGGGGCCATATCCTGGAACCGATTGTTGCGGAGCAATACAGCCAGCAAACGGGCCGCAGGGTGCGCCGGGTGAATGCCGTGCTCCAACATCCAGATCCGGAAAAGCACTGGATGCTGGCCAATCTGGATTACTCAGTCGTTGCCGATGAAGACGTCCAGATCCTCGAGTGCAAAACAGCCGGGGAATTCGGGGCACGACTCTGGAAAGAGGGCGTGCCGGACTACATTCAGTGCCAGGTCCAGCATCAGCTGGCTGTTACCGGCAAACAGTCGGCAGATGTGTGCGTGCTGCTGTGTGGTCAGGAGTTGAAGATCTACCGCATTGAACGGAATGAGGAACTCATCGAGGCACTGTATGTGCTGGAGCGCCAGTTCTGGGATTTCGTGGAAACAGATACGCCGCCACCCGTTGACGGTACTGATTCCGCCGAACGCGCCTTGCGTCACCTGTACCCGGTGGACCAAGGCGAGACACTGGACTTCAGCCAAAGCAAGGAGCTGTCGGAAGCGTTCGATGAGTTGCTGGCCATCCGTTCGGAAATGGAAAGCCTCAAATCCACTGAATCCCACCTGAAACAGCGCATCGAGAGCCAGATGGGCGAAGCGTCAAAGGCAACCTTCCCCAGTGGCAGCGTCAGCTGGAAGCGGAGCAAGGACTCCGTTGGGCTCAACGTGAAGCAACTGCTGAAGGATCGGCCAGGGCTTCTGGATCAATACCCACTCACCAAGCCGGGCAGTCGGCGGTTTCTCATTCAAGCATAA
- a CDS encoding ABC transporter ATP-binding protein translates to MRNSLLEVKNLNTLYGRSHILHDLSFRLGKGQSMSLMGRNGMGKTTTLKSILGIVPPRSGHVHFDGEDISKLPTWKRMRRDIAYVPEGRGIFHNLTVKEHLQMAARPDSNGKTSWDFERVMDTFPRLQERLSNLGTELSGGEQQMLAIGRALVTNPRLMILDEATEGLAPLIRADIWKVIATIRESGISTLVVDKNIKALKKLCDYHVVIVKGKIHFDGSSKELDENLETVETALSV, encoded by the coding sequence ATGAGAAACAGCCTTCTCGAAGTAAAAAACCTCAATACCCTGTACGGCCGCAGCCACATTCTCCACGACCTGTCCTTCCGTCTTGGAAAAGGGCAGTCGATGAGCCTGATGGGCCGCAACGGCATGGGCAAGACCACCACTCTGAAGTCCATCCTTGGCATCGTGCCGCCACGCAGTGGTCATGTGCATTTTGACGGTGAAGACATCAGCAAACTACCGACCTGGAAGCGTATGCGCCGTGATATCGCGTATGTCCCGGAAGGCAGAGGGATATTCCACAACCTAACAGTCAAGGAACACCTGCAAATGGCCGCCCGCCCCGATAGTAATGGCAAAACCAGCTGGGACTTCGAGCGTGTTATGGACACCTTTCCTCGCCTGCAGGAGCGCCTGTCCAACCTGGGCACGGAACTCTCGGGGGGAGAACAGCAGATGCTGGCGATCGGCCGAGCCCTAGTCACCAACCCACGGCTGATGATCTTGGATGAAGCGACCGAAGGGTTGGCGCCATTAATTCGTGCTGATATCTGGAAGGTTATTGCGACCATTCGGGAGTCCGGCATTTCCACATTGGTAGTGGACAAAAATATCAAGGCCCTAAAAAAGCTGTGTGACTACCATGTGGTGATCGTAAAGGGAAAAATTCACTTTGACGGCAGCTCGAAAGAGCTGGATGAAAACTTGGAAACAGTCGAAACCGCACTCAGTGTCTAA
- a CDS encoding branched-chain amino acid ABC transporter permease — MIFEKRTERIVLAFFFIIALCIPLFLEANSFFVGKTTTILILSVFVMSLDFLVGRVGLVTLGHALFYGLGGYLFVLLTPEYEAVNFWVYAIYIMGISALVALVVGVVALRTSGIYFIMITLAISQMVYYFFFDSLEFGGDDGLFIFMKPETSIFGLSFLDLDNPAHFYYLALLAVLITLVAIKIILHSRFGRIVEASRLNPERTEALGYNIFAFRLISYIIGSTLAAYAGLLFALQYGYVNPQFLTWEMSGTALVMSILGGMGTIYGAILGTITYEGLLFIFEHMSDDWMLFMGGAIILMVLLLRKGLAGYLEKLLEK, encoded by the coding sequence ATGATTTTCGAAAAGCGCACTGAACGCATTGTCCTAGCATTCTTTTTTATTATCGCCCTCTGTATCCCACTGTTCCTGGAAGCCAATTCCTTCTTTGTGGGGAAAACTACCACCATCCTGATCCTCTCGGTATTCGTGATGTCCCTGGATTTTCTGGTCGGTCGTGTTGGCCTTGTCACCCTTGGGCACGCGCTGTTCTACGGCCTGGGGGGGTATCTCTTCGTGCTCCTCACACCAGAGTACGAAGCGGTCAACTTCTGGGTTTACGCCATTTACATTATGGGCATCAGTGCCCTGGTCGCATTGGTTGTTGGTGTTGTGGCTTTGCGTACCTCCGGGATCTACTTCATTATGATCACATTGGCCATATCGCAGATGGTCTACTACTTCTTCTTTGATTCGCTGGAGTTCGGTGGTGACGATGGCCTGTTCATTTTCATGAAGCCGGAGACCAGCATTTTTGGCCTAAGTTTCCTAGACCTTGACAACCCAGCGCACTTTTATTATCTGGCGTTGTTGGCGGTTCTGATTACCCTAGTTGCTATCAAGATCATCCTTCATTCACGGTTCGGCCGCATCGTGGAAGCCAGCCGTCTGAACCCCGAGCGTACAGAAGCACTGGGCTACAACATTTTCGCGTTCCGACTTATCAGCTACATTATCGGAAGTACCCTTGCAGCCTATGCAGGCCTGTTGTTCGCCCTGCAATACGGTTACGTGAATCCACAATTCCTGACCTGGGAAATGTCCGGCACCGCTCTGGTGATGTCAATCCTCGGTGGTATGGGTACGATCTATGGCGCGATTCTGGGCACCATTACCTACGAAGGCCTGCTGTTTATCTTCGAGCACATGAGCGACGACTGGATGCTGTTTATGGGCGGCGCCATCATCCTGATGGTCCTGCTGCTTCGCAAAGGCCTGGCCGGCTACCTTGAAAAGCTGCTGGAGAAATAA
- a CDS encoding recombination directionality factor: MIKGLAITPPVLGRISIGRVVEKNGIRLPQKDDQFTITSQIQEKDAGWVAHPMDEELRKDAPNGKLRTIPVRMLFNDADLNLRAEYTMFDRKSGRPVCVGNGDTCKRLTQSGVQSLPCPGPTLCEFGKGGLCKPYGRLNVKVGDDDDLGTFIFRTTGYNSIRTLAARLSYYQAVSGALLAYMPLELKLRGKSTTQTHRTPIYYVDLVVKEGMSLQEAVAEAREKARQVKEEGVDQAALDAAAAKGFGNALFDYDEDEMGQVVEEFFRVPNPNGSQSSFSSISKLRKKLDSVSSVTSIGEFTV; encoded by the coding sequence ATGATTAAAGGTTTAGCCATTACGCCTCCCGTACTGGGGCGTATCAGCATTGGTCGGGTCGTTGAGAAGAACGGCATCCGGCTACCTCAAAAAGACGATCAGTTCACTATCACCTCCCAAATCCAGGAGAAGGACGCCGGGTGGGTGGCACATCCCATGGACGAGGAGCTCCGGAAGGATGCGCCAAACGGCAAGCTGCGGACCATTCCTGTGCGCATGCTGTTCAACGACGCGGATCTCAACCTGCGGGCCGAGTACACCATGTTTGACCGTAAAAGCGGACGACCCGTGTGTGTCGGTAATGGCGACACATGCAAGCGCCTGACGCAGTCAGGAGTGCAGTCTTTGCCATGCCCGGGGCCAACGCTGTGTGAGTTCGGCAAAGGTGGCCTGTGCAAGCCCTATGGTCGCCTGAACGTGAAGGTCGGTGACGATGATGACCTCGGCACTTTCATCTTCCGAACGACCGGCTACAACAGCATCCGGACCCTTGCGGCCAGGCTGAGCTACTACCAGGCAGTCTCTGGTGCTCTGCTTGCGTACATGCCGTTGGAATTGAAGTTGCGAGGGAAAAGCACGACTCAGACCCATCGAACGCCGATTTACTATGTGGATTTGGTGGTCAAGGAGGGAATGTCACTGCAGGAAGCGGTGGCTGAGGCAAGGGAAAAGGCCAGGCAGGTAAAAGAGGAGGGCGTTGATCAGGCTGCATTGGATGCCGCGGCTGCGAAGGGATTTGGGAATGCGCTGTTTGATTATGATGAGGATGAGATGGGGCAAGTGGTCGAGGAGTTCTTTCGGGTACCCAATCCGAATGGTAGTCAATCGAGCTTTTCTTCGATCTCGAAGTTGAGAAAGAAGTTGGATTCAGTTAGCAGTGTAACTAGCATAGGGGAGTTTACGGTTTGA
- a CDS encoding ABC transporter substrate-binding protein — MNKIKNCFVTLVSGYFLSIAATTAFASTDIKVGVMLPLSGIYAGPGQAALDGLLLALQANAHKSHQSSIEVITLDTEAKPSRAPELASSLLNQHKVDFVVGPAHSGVAMGMIKMLRNKDIIMIIPNAGAAAATGPLCAPNIFRTSFSSWQPSYPMGTVALDKGYKKVYVISWNYGMGRESLDAFEESFAAGGGEIIEKVLLPFPSTNFQPNISDIADKNPDAVFTFFAGGGATKFVKDYDAMGLRGKIPLMGSGFLTEGTLESQGAAAEGIITGLHYSENLDIPKNQDFREAFHTEYGHYPDIYAVQGYDAGQAIVNTVNQLNGDLSNKQAAINIMEKLVIDSPRGKFTFSKAHNPIQNIYLREVKDGVNVVQSIAAEALEDPARGCKL, encoded by the coding sequence ATGAATAAAATAAAAAATTGTTTCGTTACACTAGTGTCGGGATATTTCCTGAGCATAGCCGCCACTACAGCTTTCGCATCTACCGATATAAAAGTTGGAGTGATGCTGCCATTGAGTGGAATATACGCAGGACCAGGACAGGCTGCACTTGACGGACTATTATTAGCACTGCAAGCAAATGCCCACAAATCTCATCAAAGCTCAATTGAAGTCATCACACTCGACACAGAAGCCAAGCCTTCACGTGCTCCGGAGCTTGCCTCTTCTTTGCTGAACCAGCACAAAGTGGACTTTGTGGTTGGTCCCGCTCACTCCGGTGTCGCTATGGGCATGATCAAGATGCTGCGAAACAAAGACATTATCATGATCATTCCGAACGCGGGTGCCGCAGCGGCAACGGGCCCCCTATGTGCTCCCAACATATTTCGCACTTCCTTCTCATCTTGGCAACCGTCCTATCCCATGGGCACCGTGGCGCTCGACAAAGGCTACAAAAAGGTTTACGTCATCAGTTGGAACTACGGCATGGGCCGTGAAAGCCTGGATGCCTTCGAAGAATCCTTTGCAGCCGGCGGTGGTGAAATAATTGAAAAGGTTCTTCTACCCTTCCCATCCACCAACTTCCAGCCCAACATCAGCGACATTGCGGACAAGAACCCCGATGCAGTATTCACTTTCTTCGCAGGCGGCGGAGCTACCAAATTTGTGAAAGACTACGACGCCATGGGCCTGCGCGGCAAAATCCCATTAATGGGATCTGGCTTTCTCACCGAAGGCACATTGGAATCCCAAGGTGCAGCAGCCGAGGGTATAATAACGGGTCTACACTACTCCGAAAATCTGGATATTCCAAAGAATCAAGATTTCCGGGAAGCCTTTCATACCGAGTACGGCCACTACCCGGATATATACGCGGTCCAAGGCTATGACGCTGGCCAAGCTATCGTCAACACTGTCAACCAGCTCAACGGTGATCTCAGCAACAAACAGGCTGCTATCAACATCATGGAAAAGCTGGTCATAGACAGCCCTCGGGGAAAGTTCACCTTCTCCAAGGCTCACAACCCGATTCAGAACATCTATTTGCGGGAAGTGAAAGATGGCGTAAACGTGGTGCAGAGCATAGCCGCCGAAGCCCTAGAAGACCCGGCCCGTGGCTGCAAGCTCTAA